The genomic window GCACCTGGAAGCGCCTGACGACGAACGTGAACGAGCTCGCGTCGAACCTGACCACCCAGGTCCGCGCGATCGCCGAGGTCGCCTCCGCCGTGGCCCAGGGCGACATGTCCCGCTCGATCACCGTGGAGACGCAGGGCGAGGTCGCCGAGCTGAAGGACAACATCAACCTGATGGTGGCCAACCTCCGCGAGACGACCCGCGCGAAGGACTGGCTGGAGTCCAACCTCGCCCGGCTCGCCGCCCTGATGCAGGGCCACCGCGATCTGATGGAGGTCGCCGACCTGATCCTGCGCGAGCTGACCCCGCTGGTGAACGCCCAGTACGGCGCCTTCTACCTGGCCGATCCCGACGAGGACGGCGCCGCGCTGCGCCCGGTGGCGCCCACCAAGGGGCTCGCCTTCATCGCGGGCTACGGCGCCGCGCAGGGCGCGACCGTGGAGACCGGGGGCCTGCCCGTGCACGGTCTCGTCGCGCAGGCGGCCCGCGAGAAGAAGCGGATCCTGGTGGAAGAGGCCCCGCCGGACTACATCAAGATCAACAGCGGGCTGGGCGAGGCCTCCCCGTCCAGCGTCGTCATCATCCCGATCCTCTTCGAGGACAAACTCCTCGGCGTGATCGAGCTTGCCTCGTTCTCGCGCTTCTCCGATGTCCACCTGGCGTTCTTCGACCAGTTCGTGAACACCATCGGCGTCGCCATCAACACGATCATCGCCAACTCCCGCACGGAGTCCCTCCTCGGCGAGTCCCAGCGCCTCGCCATGCAACTCCAGGAACGCTCGGACGAACTACAGAAGCAGCAGGCGGAGTTGCAGCGCTCGAACGCCGAACTGGAGGAGAAGGCGGCACTGTTGGCCACCTCGTCCCAGTACAAGTCGGAGTTCCTGGCGAACATGTCCCACGAACTCCGCACGCCACTGAATTCCCTCCTGATCCTGGCGCGACTGCTCTCCGACAACCCCGACGGCCATCTCACCGACCAGGAAGTGCAGTTCGCGACCACGATCCACCGATCCGGCTCCGACCTCCTCCAGCTGATCAACGACATCCTGGACCTCTCGAAGATCGAGGCCGGCCGGATGGACGTACGCCCGAAGCGTCTTCCGCTGATCAAGCTCCTGGACTACGTCCACGCCACGTTCCGCCCGCTCACCCTCGACCGGGGCCTGGCCTTCGAGGTCACGGTCGGCGAGAACGTACCGCGCGAGATGTACTCGGACGAGCAGCGCCTGCAGCAGATCCTCCGCAACCTCCTCTCCAACGCGATCAAGTTCACCGCGTCCGGCCGGGTCGAGCTGACCGTCAGCCGCGTCAAGGACCCCGACCACCGCTTCACCCGTGAGGACCACGACGAGGTGATCGCCTTCGCGGTCTCCGACACGGGCATAGGCATCGCGGCCGAGAAACTCCCGGTGATCTTCGAGGCGTTCCAGCAGGCCGACGGCACCACCAACCGCAAGTACGGCGGCACCGGCCTGGGTCTGTCCATCAGCCGTGAGATCGCCGGTCTGCTGGGCGGTCGCATCATCGCCGAGAGCGTCCCCGGCAAGGGCTCGACCTTCACGCTGTACGTCCCCGTCTTCAGCCCCGGCCACGGGGTGACGGGCCCCGCCGCCGAGGAACGCGGCAACCTCGTACCCGAGCAACTGACCGCCGAGCCGTATCCGGCCGTGCACGACAGCGACGACACCTGGCCCGCGCCCACCAAGCTGGAGGCGTGGAAGGTGGGACGCGCCGGTCAAGTCCTGCCCGGCCGCCGGGTGCTGATCGTGGACGACGACATACGCAACGTCTTCGCGCTCACCCATGTCCTGGGCCGCGTCGGCATGCCCGTCCTGTACGCGGAGAACGGGCGCGAGGGCATCGAGACCCTGGAGCGGAACCCGGACGTCGAACTCGTCCTGATGGACATCATGATGCCGGAGATGGACGGCTACGAGACGATCTCCGCCATCCGCCGCACCCCACGCTGGGCCGGCCTGCCCATCGTCGCCCTCACCGCCAAGGCGATGCCCGGCGACCGCGAGAAGTCCATCGCCCGCGGCGCCAACGACTACGTACCGAAGCCGGTGGACGTGGACCAGTTGCTCACGGTCGTCTGCGCGGTCCTGGACCCCGACGGCGCGGAGAGCCCGGCGGTCCCGGCAGGCACGACGGACACGGCAGGCCCCGCATCCGAGAAACGCACCGACGAGAACGAGGCACCTTCACCATGACCACTCAGGACCGGACCGACGGAAGCGCGGGCATCCTCCTCGTCGACGACATGGAGGACAACCTGATCGCCCTGGAGGCCGTCCTGGCATCCCTCAACGAGCCGCTCATACGCGCCCGTTCGGGCGAGGAGGCCATGAAGGCCCTCCTCCGGCGGCGCTTCGCCGTCGTCCTCCTGGACATCCGCATGCCCGGCATGGACGGCTTCGAGACCGCCGCCCACATCAAGCGCCTCGACCAGACCAAGGACGTCCCGATCATCTTCCTCACCGGCACCGACGCGGACGCGGGCTACGCCTTCCGCGGCTACGCCACAGGCGCGGCGGACTACTTGACCAAGCCCTTCGACCCCTGGGTGTTACGGGCGAAGGTGAGCGTCTTCCTGGAGCTGCACCGCAAGACCCGGCAACTGGAGGGCCTGTTGGCGCGGCAGCGGGTACACGCGGAGCGGATCAACTCCAGACTGGCCGCCTTGGAGAAGCAGCTGACCGAAGTGTCCCCGAACTTGACGGAGATCCGAATACAGATCCAAGATCTCCGAACCCTGGTGGCGGGGGATCGGTGATCTTTTCAGGGTCGCGGGAACTGCGCGCGACAAGCCCCGACGAACCCGCGGCCGCCCAGCAGTCCCCGCCACCCCTACATCACGCGCTACGCCTCGCGCGTACCCGCGTACATGTCGTCGATCAGGTGCTGGTACTCCTTCTCCACCACCGGCCGCTTCAACTTCAGGCTCGGCGTCAGCTCACCATGCTCGACATCGAGGTCCCGCGGCAGAAGGCGGAACTTCTTGACGGTCTGCCACCGCTGCAGCCCCTCGTTCAGCGTCCGGACGTACCCCTCGATGAGCTCCACCGTGGCCGGCGCCGCGATGACATCCTCGTAGGACTTGCCCTCCAGCCCGTTCTCCGCGGCCCACCCCTGGATGGACGGCTCGTCGAGGGCGACGAGCGCGGTGCAGAAGTTACGGTCCGCGCCGATCACCATGACGTTGGACGTGAACGGGCACAGCGACTTGAACTGTCCCTCGATCTCGGTCGGCGCGATGTACTTGCCACCGGACGTCTTGAACAGGTCCTTCTTACGGTCGGTGATCCGCAGATACCCGTCGGGCGACAGCTCCCCGATGTCACCGGTGTGGAACCACCCGTCGGCCTCCAGGACCTCGGCGGTCTTCTCCGGCAGCTGGTGGTAGCCCTCCATGATGCCGGGGCCACGCAGCAGGATCTCGCCGTCGTCCGCGATGCGCACCTCCGTGCCGGGCAGCGGCTTGCCCACCGTGCCCGTGCGGAAGGCCTCGCCCGGGTTGAGGAAGGAGGCGGCGGAGGACTCGGTGAGGCCGTAGCCCTCCAGGATGGGGATGCCGGCGCCGGCGAAGAAGAAGCCGATCTCGGGCGCCAGCGCGACCGAGCCGGAGACACAGGCGCGCAGCCGGCCGCCGAACGCCTCACGCAGTTTCTTGTAGACCAGCGCGTCGGCGACCTTGTGCTTGGCCGCCAGCCCGAACGGAACGGACGCGGTACCGGTGCGACGGAAGTTGTCCTGGCTGACCTTGGCGTACTCGCGGGCGACACCCGCCGCCCACTGGAAGATCTTGTACTTGGCCGGACCGCCCGCTCGCGCCTTGGCGACGACGCCGTTGTAGACCTTCTCGAAGATGCGCGGCACGGCGGCCATGTACGTCGGCTGCACGACCGGCAGATTCTCGATGATCTTGTCGACCCGGCCGTCGACGGCGGTGATGTGCCCGACCTCGATGTGTCCCGCGAGGAGCACCTTGCCCATGACGTGCGCGAGCGGCAGCCACAGGTACTGCACGTCCTCCGGCTGGAGCAGGCCGGTCGCGCCGATGGCCTTCGCCATGTACGCCCAGTTGTCGTGCGGGAGGCGGACGCCCTTGGGGCGGCCGGTGGTGCCCGAGGTGTAGATGAGGGTGGCGAGCTGGTCCTTGGTGATCGCGCCGACCTTCTCCTTGATCAGGTCGGGCTTCTTCTCCAGGTACGCGGCGCCGCGCTCCTCCAGCTCGGCGAGGGAGAGGATCCAGTCCTCCGAGAGGTCCGCGCCCTCGGGGTCGATGACGACGACATGGGTCAGCTCCGGCAGCTCGGCCTTCTTCTCGCGGGCCTTGGCGAGCTGCGCGGCGTTCTCGGCGATGAGGACCCGGCTGCCGGAGTCGGACAGGATGTAGGCGGACTCCTCGGCGTTCGTCTGCGGGTAGACCGTGGTGTTGGCCGCGCCCGCGCACATGATGCCGAGGTCGCACAGGATCCACTCGATCCTGGTGGCGGAGGACAGGGCGATGCGCTGCTCCGGCTGTACGCCCAGCTCGACGAGCCCGGCCGCGATGGCGTCGACCCGTTCGGCCGCCTGCGCCCAGTTCAGCGACTTCCACTCCGAGGGGCCCTGGCCGGAGGCGGGAGGCACGGGGTAGCGGAATGCCTCGGCGTCCGGCGTGGCCGCCACACGCTCCAGGAAGAGGGCCGCCATGGACGGCGGACGGTTCTCGATCAGGGTCTGTGTGTCGCTCACGACATCCTCCGGGGCACGCGACAGTACAGCTGGCTCATGGACTGTGCGGCTGGCTCAAAGCGGCTGTTGTTTAACTCGCGAGTAACCATCGAGTGGTGATCAGGGTAGAGCGCGGTTGGCTGGTTCGTAAGGGGCGGCGGGCAGTCACTTTCCACCGAGAACGACCGTACGAACACGCACCGACTTCCCCCGGAAGACGCGCGGGCCCGCCGCGCCGAAACGCGACGAGCCCGCATTGTGCCCGAGTTTCCGGGGGTAACAGTGACTACCCCGGCGGTCGGCGACGCTCGCCGCCGGTGGCTACTTCTTGCCCTTGCCGCCACCGGCGCTGTCGTCGCTGGACAGGACGGCGATGAAGGCTTCCTGGGGAACCTCCACAGAGCCCACCATCTTCATCCGCTTCTTGCCTTCCTTCTGCTTCTCCAGCAGCTTCCGCTTCCGGGAGATGTCACCGCCGTAGCACTTGGCGAGGACGTCCTTGCGGATGGCGCGGATGGTCTCGCGGGCGATGACCCGGGAGCCGATGGCGGCCTGGATGGGCACCTCGAAGGCCTGCCTCGGGATCAGCTCGCGCAGCTTGGCGACGAGCCGCACCCCGTACGCGTACGCCGCGTCCTTGTGCGTGACCGCCGAGAAGGCGTCCACCTTGTCGCCGTGCAGCAGGATGTCGACCTTGACCAGGCTGGAGCTCTGCTCGCCGGTGGGCTCGTAGTCCAGGGAGGCGTAGCCGCGCGTCTTCGACTTCAGCTGGTCGAAGAAGTCGAAGACGATCTCCGCGAGCGGAAGCGTGTAGCGGATCTCGACCCGGTCCTCGGAGAGGTAGTCCATGCCGAGCAGGGTGCCGCGCCGGGTCTGGCACAGCTCCATGATCGACCCGATGAACTCGGAGGGCGCGAGGATCGTGGCGCGTACGACAGGCTCGTACACGTCGTCGATCTTCCCCTCGGGGAACTCGCTCGGGTTGGTGACCGTGTGCTCGGCGCCGTCCTCCATGACCACGCGGTAGACCACGTTGGGCGCGGTGGCGATCAGATCGAGCCCGAACTCGCGCTCCAGCCGCTCGCGGATCACGTCGAGGTGCAGCAGGCCCAGGAAGCCGACGCGGAAACCGAAGCCGAGGGCGGCGGAGGTCTCCGGTTCGTACACCAGCGCGGCGTCGTTGAGCTGGAGCTTGTCGAGGGCGTCTCGCAGCTCGGGGTAGTCGGAGCCGTCCAGCGGATACAGGCCCGAGAAGACCATCGGCTTCGGGTCCTTGTAACCGCCGAGCGCCTCGGTGGCCCCCTTGTGCAGGGTGGTGATCGTGTCACCGACCTTGGACTGGCGGACGTCCTTCACACCGGTGATCAGATAGCCGACCTCACCGACACCGAGGCCGTCGGCCGACTTCATCTCGGGGGCCGAGACACCGATCTCCAGCAGCTCGTGGGTCGCGCCGGTGGACATCATGCGAATCCGCTCGCGCTTGTTGAGCTGACCGTCGATGACTCGCACGTACGTCACGACACCGCGATAGGAGTCGTACACCGAGTCGAAGATCATGGCGCGCGCGGGGGCGTCCTGGACGCCGACCGGGGCGGGGACCTCGGCGACGACCCGGTCCAGCAGTGCCTCCACGCCCAGACCGGTCTTGGCGGAGACCTTGAGCACGTCCTCGGGGTCGCAGCCGATGAGGTTGGCGAGCTCCTCGGAGAACTTCTCCGGCTGGGCGGCCGGCAGGTCGATCTTGTTCAGTACGGGGATGATCTTGAGGTCGTTCTCCATCGCCAGGTAGAGGTTGGCGAGAGTCTGCGCCTCGATGCCCTGGGCCGCGTCGACAAGAAGGACGGTCCCCTCACAGGCTGCCAGCGACCGCGACACCTCGTACGTGAAGTCGACGTGCCCGGGGGTGTCGATCATGTTGAGGATGTGCGTGTTGCCCGGATCGCCGGTCGGCGCCCAGGGCAGACGCACCGCCTGGGACTTGATCGTGATACCGCGCTCACGCTCGATGTCCATGCGGTCGAGGTACTGAGCACGCATCTGCCGCTGCTCGACCACACCGGTCAGCTGAAGCATCCGGTCGGCGAGCGTGGACTTGCCGTGGTCGATGTGCGCGATGATGCAGAAATTGCGGATCAGAGCCGGGGCGGTACGGCTCGGCTCGGGCACATGGCTAGGGATCGCGGGCACGCAGGGTCCTGATTCTTGAGGCGTCCGCAGCCGTCTGCGGTCTCGGGTCGGATCGGATCTAGCGGGTCTATACGTACGCACCATGGTCCCACGGGCGGAGAGCGGCGACCGGTTTGGGCCGACCCGAGGGTGACTGGTAGCGTGGAGGGCTGTGTCTCATGCCCTCTCAGCGCGAGACACACCCCAAGAAAATCACCGGTACGGGACCCGTGCGGACCCGTACCAGAACCTGTAGAGGCTCATTCGTGGCGAACATCAAGTCCCAGATCAAGCGGAACAAGACGAACGAGAAGGCGCGCCTTCGCAACAAGGCCGTCAAGTCGTCGCTCAAGACCGCGATCCGCAAGGCCCGTGAGGCCGCTGCCGCGGGTGACGTCGAGAAGGCCACCGAGTACCAGCGCGCTGCCGCGCGTCAGCTCGACAAGGCCGTCTCGAAGGGCGTCATCCACAAGAACCAGGCCGCCAACAAGAAGTCGGCGCTTGCTTCCAAGGTCGCTACCCTCAAGGGCTGAGCTCCACCATTGATCTGACCGCCGGCTGGACCCAGAGCGGGCCCTCTCTCATCCGCTCCCACCCGGCACCCCCGGACCCGTACGCGGCCTGCGTTCGCCACGCGGGTACAGGTCCACCATCGTGAACCGAAGGCCCCGCCTCACCACCCTTCCCCAGGGCGGCAGGCGGGGCTTCGGCGTTCCACCGGCTAACGGTGACGAGCGGGAGATCTTGAACTCCTTGCGGCGATGCCTCCGACGCGGAAGGACAGCCGCCCGTCCTTCCAGGGGCGCGGGGAACTGCGCGACAAGCCACGACGCACCCGCACATGCCCACTCAGGGAGGGACGGGCAGCGGAAGCGGGGCGCGGAAGCTCAGCCCCGACGCGACCGAGCGGCCCGCGCGATCACGACGACCGCCTTCTCCAACGCGTACTCGGGATCATCCCCCCCGCCCTTCACCCCGGCATCCGCCTCAGCGACCGCCCGCAACGCCCCGGCCACCCCATCCGGCGTCCATCCCCGCATCTGCTGCCGCACCCGATCGATCTTCCACGGCGGCATCCCCAACTCCCGCGCAAGATCCCCCGGCCGCCCACCTCGCGCCGACGACAACTTCCCGATCGCCCGCACGCCCTGAGCCAACGCACTGGTGATCAACACCGGCGCCACCCCAGTCGCCAACGACCACCTGAGCGCCTCCAAGGCTTCCGCCGCCCGCCCCTCGACGGCCCGATCGGCCACCTCGAAGCTGGACGCCTCGGCCCGCCCCGTGTAGTACCGCCCGACCACAACCTCGTCGATCGTCCCCTCGACATCCGCGACCAGCTGCGCCGCCGCGGACGCCAGCTCCCGCAGATCACTCCCGATCGAGTCGACGAGCGCCTGGCACGCCTCAGCCGTGGCGGACCGCCCGAGCGCCCGGAACTCCCCCCGCACGAACGCCAGCCGATCACCCGGCTTCGTCATCTTGGGACACGCCACCTCCCGCGCCCCCACCTTGCGCGCCGCGTCCAGCAGCCCCTTCCCCTTGGCCCCGCCCGCGTGCACCAGCACCAGGGTGATCTCCTCGGCAGGAGCCCCCAGATACGCCTTCACATCCTTGATCGTGTCGGCCGAGAGATCCTGCGCATTGCGTACGACCACGACCTTCCGCTCCGCGAAGAGCGACGGACTCGTCAGCTCGGCGAGCGTGCCGGGCTGCAACTGCTCCGAGGACAGATCACGTACATCCGTGTCGGCGTCTGCGGCCTTCGCGGCAGCCACCACCTCCCGCACGGCCCGGTCGAGCAGCAGGTCCTCCTGGCCCACGGCGAGCGTCACGGGGGCGAGAGGGTCGTCATTCGCAGTCTTCTTGGCCATCGCCCACAGCATCCCACGGCCCACTGACAACCCGACCCTCGCGGCAGCCGCGCCCGAAGGGGCACGGGGAACTGCGCGAACGCAGGGGGAACTGCGCGAACAGCCTCACTGCCCCGCAGCCGACGAACGCCCAGGCAGTCACCCGGCTCCCCCCCCCCAGCGGAGCGCTACGGTTCCTCCCGCCAGCCCTCCCACTCCCCCGCGAACTCGTCCAACGCCCCCGGATCAAGCCGACCCCGCTCGTCCCGCAGCACCAACAACCACTGCGCGTCCTCGGCGTCGTCCTCCCCGGCCAGCGCGTCCCGCACCAGCTGCGGCTCCTCGTCCAGCCCGAACCGCTCCCCGAGCGCCTCCGCCGCCTCCTCCGCCGCATCACGGTCGGGCAGCACCAGCACATGTCTCACATCACTCACGCCGCCATTTTCCGCCACGCCCGCCCCATCCCACACCCTCCACCCCACACCGCCAGCCCACACACGGTCGGCCCGTCTAGCGCACCCTCCTCCCCTCCCCCACCTCCGGCACCCGCCCCAACTCCATCCCGAACCGCTCGCGGTACGCCGCCAGCACCTCCCCGTCCGTCGTCAGCTCGGTCACCTCCCGGTCGCCCTCCGCCGAGGTGACCGTGAGGGTGCGGCCGCTGAGGGTGATACGTCCGCCGCCCTCGGCGACCCGGGAGCAGACGAGGGACTGGGTGAAGTGCGAGGCCGGCGAGGTGCTGTGCCACCAGGCCCCGGCCACGAAGTCCCCGAGCACTCTCGGCCGCAGCTCCAGCCGGTACTGGGGCTTGCCGTCCCGCAGCACGTCCAGGTCCCCGAACTCCCGCCCCCCGCTCTCCCGATCCGCCTCGACCACCCGGAACGTGCCCCCCGGATCCTCCTGCTCGCCCCGATCCCCGAACTCCAGCGGATAGTGGCTGTTCGCCCCGAACCCGACATCGGCCAGCCAGTCGCCCCCGTCGACCGTCCGCACCCGCAGCGCGAGATGGTCGTACGGGATGCCGAGCCGCCCCTCCTCGCCGTACACCCGCGCCGCGAGCAGCGTCACGTCGTAGCCCAGTGCCGCGAGCAACGCCCCGAACAGCCCGTTCAGTTCGAAGCAGAAGCCACCCCGGCCCTCCCCGACCACCTTGTCGAGCAGCCGCTTCTCCTCCAGGACGATCTCCTCTCCGAGGTGGATCGACAGGTTCTCGAACGGCACCGCCCGCAGATGGCGCAGATGCAGTTCACGCAGGACGTCAAGGGTGGGCCAGGCCGGATGCTCGGCCCCGAGACGGCGAAGGTAGGCGTCAAGCTCTTCGGTATCCATGAGGTCAGTCTCTCGCCACCAGCAACTCCTTCGCCGTACCCGCGACAGCGATCGCGCCGTCCTCGTCCGTACGCAGCACCATGGCGCCCCCGGCCCGCAACGCCGCGACCGTACTGGGGGCCGGGTGGCCATACGGGTTGTCCGCACCGACAGAGATGAGCGCCAGCCTTGGTGCCATCGCGCCTATCAGGCCCGGGTCCTGGTAGGCCGACCCGTGGTGGGCGACCTTCACCACGTCCACGGCTCCCAGCGCCGCGGCCTCGGGGGATCTCGACAGCTCCCGCTGGGCGGGCGGTTCCAGGTCGCCGAGGAGCAGCAGGGTCAGGCCGGCCGAGCGGACGAGCATGGTGACGCTGGCGTCGTTCGGCCCCTCCGGTGCGGACGCGTCGCCCGGCGGCCACAGCACCCGCCACGCGAGGCTCCCGGTGCGCCGCTCCTCCCCGGCCGTGGCCCGTGTCACCGGAATCCGCCGGGCCGCCGCCTCCCTGTGCACGAACCCGGCCTGGTCGGCGGGCTCCTCGAACCCCGTCGTCGCGATCGCCCCCACCGAACGCCCCCGCAGCACTCCCGGCAGCCCCGCCACATGGTCGGCGTGAAAGTGGGTGAGGACGACAAGCGGGACCTCGGTGATGCCGAGTGTCGTCAGACAACGATCGACGAGCACCGGATCGGGACCGGCGTCCACAACCACCCCGGCACCGTCGCCCGCCGCGAGGACGGTCGCGTCGCCCTGGCCGACATCGCACATCACAAATCGCCAGCCAGGCGGCGGCCACCCCGTGATCACCCTGGTCAGGGGCGGTGGCTGTACCACGACCAGCAGAAACACCACCAGGCAGACTCCGACCAACCACGGATGGCTCACGAGCCGCCGCCCGACGAACACGACGACGACGGTGATGAGAGCGAGCAGCAGCGCGCCCGTCCAACTGCCCGGCCAGTCCACGCCCGCGCCGGGCAGCGACGCCCCCGTGCGGGCGATGTCCGCGATCCAGTCGGCGGGCCAACTCGCGCACCAGGCAAGGCACTCGGCCACGGGCATCGCCACCGGGGCCGTCGCCAGCGTGGCGAACCCCAGCACCGTGGCCGGGGCCACCGCGAACTCCGCCAGCAGATTGCACGGCACCGCCACCAGGCTCACCTTGGCCGACAGTACGGCGACGACCGGCGCGCACACCGCCTGCGCGGCTCCCGCCGCCGCCAGCGCCTCCGCCGGACGCGGTGGCACCCGGCGCCGCTGGAGCGCCGCACTCCAGCGCGGGGCGAGGGTGAG from Streptomyces sp. DSM 40750 includes these protein-coding regions:
- a CDS encoding HAMP domain-containing protein, with the translated sequence MSENSATRVLEDGQKDSQTDVLIRASDLRALTAAMTAARDGSFTKIPESGPAPVAELCALFNQIIDRSTHFGTEVQRVRRELVRHGRLDERLSASPGQGAWATRVDDVNQTLDALVAPAANATRVLDAVAGGDLTQRVDLHDGNRQLRGDLRRLGRAVNKMVDQLSLFTGEVTRVAREVGTEGRLGGRAKVRGLSGSWRDVTEAVNTMASRLTAQVRDIALVTTAVARGDLTRTVTVEATGELLELKLTVNTMVDQLSAFADEVTRVAREVGTEGQLGGRAQVRGVSGVWKDLTDNVNFMASNLTSQVRNIAQVTTAVANGDLSQKITVDAQGEILELKSTINTMVDQLSAFADEVTRVAREVGTEGNLGGRAQVRGVSGVWKDLTDNVNFMADNLTSQVRNIALVSTAVAQGDLGKKITVEAKGEILELKSTINTMVDQLSAFADEVTRVAREVGTEGNLGGQAQVRGVSGVWKDLTDNVNFMALNLTSQVRNIAQVTTAVANGDLSKKITVDARGEILELKDTVNTMVEQLRAFADEVTRVAREVGTDGRLGGRAQVLGVSGVWRDLTDNVNYMADNLTSQVRNIAQVTTAVANGDLSKKIDVDARGEILELKTAINTMVDTLSSFSSEVTRVAREVGSEGQLGGQARVEGVYGTWKRLTTNVNELASNLTTQVRAIAEVASAVAQGDMSRSITVETQGEVAELKDNINLMVANLRETTRAKDWLESNLARLAALMQGHRDLMEVADLILRELTPLVNAQYGAFYLADPDEDGAALRPVAPTKGLAFIAGYGAAQGATVETGGLPVHGLVAQAAREKKRILVEEAPPDYIKINSGLGEASPSSVVIIPILFEDKLLGVIELASFSRFSDVHLAFFDQFVNTIGVAINTIIANSRTESLLGESQRLAMQLQERSDELQKQQAELQRSNAELEEKAALLATSSQYKSEFLANMSHELRTPLNSLLILARLLSDNPDGHLTDQEVQFATTIHRSGSDLLQLINDILDLSKIEAGRMDVRPKRLPLIKLLDYVHATFRPLTLDRGLAFEVTVGENVPREMYSDEQRLQQILRNLLSNAIKFTASGRVELTVSRVKDPDHRFTREDHDEVIAFAVSDTGIGIAAEKLPVIFEAFQQADGTTNRKYGGTGLGLSISREIAGLLGGRIIAESVPGKGSTFTLYVPVFSPGHGVTGPAAEERGNLVPEQLTAEPYPAVHDSDDTWPAPTKLEAWKVGRAGQVLPGRRVLIVDDDIRNVFALTHVLGRVGMPVLYAENGREGIETLERNPDVELVLMDIMMPEMDGYETISAIRRTPRWAGLPIVALTAKAMPGDREKSIARGANDYVPKPVDVDQLLTVVCAVLDPDGAESPAVPAGTTDTAGPASEKRTDENEAPSP
- a CDS encoding response regulator codes for the protein MTTQDRTDGSAGILLVDDMEDNLIALEAVLASLNEPLIRARSGEEAMKALLRRRFAVVLLDIRMPGMDGFETAAHIKRLDQTKDVPIIFLTGTDADAGYAFRGYATGAADYLTKPFDPWVLRAKVSVFLELHRKTRQLEGLLARQRVHAERINSRLAALEKQLTEVSPNLTEIRIQIQDLRTLVAGDR
- a CDS encoding AMP-dependent synthetase/ligase, which codes for MSDTQTLIENRPPSMAALFLERVAATPDAEAFRYPVPPASGQGPSEWKSLNWAQAAERVDAIAAGLVELGVQPEQRIALSSATRIEWILCDLGIMCAGAANTTVYPQTNAEESAYILSDSGSRVLIAENAAQLAKAREKKAELPELTHVVVIDPEGADLSEDWILSLAELEERGAAYLEKKPDLIKEKVGAITKDQLATLIYTSGTTGRPKGVRLPHDNWAYMAKAIGATGLLQPEDVQYLWLPLAHVMGKVLLAGHIEVGHITAVDGRVDKIIENLPVVQPTYMAAVPRIFEKVYNGVVAKARAGGPAKYKIFQWAAGVAREYAKVSQDNFRRTGTASVPFGLAAKHKVADALVYKKLREAFGGRLRACVSGSVALAPEIGFFFAGAGIPILEGYGLTESSAASFLNPGEAFRTGTVGKPLPGTEVRIADDGEILLRGPGIMEGYHQLPEKTAEVLEADGWFHTGDIGELSPDGYLRITDRKKDLFKTSGGKYIAPTEIEGQFKSLCPFTSNVMVIGADRNFCTALVALDEPSIQGWAAENGLEGKSYEDVIAAPATVELIEGYVRTLNEGLQRWQTVKKFRLLPRDLDVEHGELTPSLKLKRPVVEKEYQHLIDDMYAGTREA
- the lepA gene encoding translation elongation factor 4 translates to MPAIPSHVPEPSRTAPALIRNFCIIAHIDHGKSTLADRMLQLTGVVEQRQMRAQYLDRMDIERERGITIKSQAVRLPWAPTGDPGNTHILNMIDTPGHVDFTYEVSRSLAACEGTVLLVDAAQGIEAQTLANLYLAMENDLKIIPVLNKIDLPAAQPEKFSEELANLIGCDPEDVLKVSAKTGLGVEALLDRVVAEVPAPVGVQDAPARAMIFDSVYDSYRGVVTYVRVIDGQLNKRERIRMMSTGATHELLEIGVSAPEMKSADGLGVGEVGYLITGVKDVRQSKVGDTITTLHKGATEALGGYKDPKPMVFSGLYPLDGSDYPELRDALDKLQLNDAALVYEPETSAALGFGFRVGFLGLLHLDVIRERLEREFGLDLIATAPNVVYRVVMEDGAEHTVTNPSEFPEGKIDDVYEPVVRATILAPSEFIGSIMELCQTRRGTLLGMDYLSEDRVEIRYTLPLAEIVFDFFDQLKSKTRGYASLDYEPTGEQSSSLVKVDILLHGDKVDAFSAVTHKDAAYAYGVRLVAKLRELIPRQAFEVPIQAAIGSRVIARETIRAIRKDVLAKCYGGDISRKRKLLEKQKEGKKRMKMVGSVEVPQEAFIAVLSSDDSAGGGKGKK
- the rpsT gene encoding 30S ribosomal protein S20 gives rise to the protein MANIKSQIKRNKTNEKARLRNKAVKSSLKTAIRKAREAAAAGDVEKATEYQRAAARQLDKAVSKGVIHKNQAANKKSALASKVATLKG
- the holA gene encoding DNA polymerase III subunit delta → MAKKTANDDPLAPVTLAVGQEDLLLDRAVREVVAAAKAADADTDVRDLSSEQLQPGTLAELTSPSLFAERKVVVVRNAQDLSADTIKDVKAYLGAPAEEITLVLVHAGGAKGKGLLDAARKVGAREVACPKMTKPGDRLAFVRGEFRALGRSATAEACQALVDSIGSDLRELASAAAQLVADVEGTIDEVVVGRYYTGRAEASSFEVADRAVEGRAAEALEALRWSLATGVAPVLITSALAQGVRAIGKLSSARGGRPGDLARELGMPPWKIDRVRQQMRGWTPDGVAGALRAVAEADAGVKGGGDDPEYALEKAVVVIARAARSRRG
- a CDS encoding arylamine N-acetyltransferase family protein, which produces MDTEELDAYLRRLGAEHPAWPTLDVLRELHLRHLRAVPFENLSIHLGEEIVLEEKRLLDKVVGEGRGGFCFELNGLFGALLAALGYDVTLLAARVYGEEGRLGIPYDHLALRVRTVDGGDWLADVGFGANSHYPLEFGDRGEQEDPGGTFRVVEADRESGGREFGDLDVLRDGKPQYRLELRPRVLGDFVAGAWWHSTSPASHFTQSLVCSRVAEGGGRITLSGRTLTVTSAEGDREVTELTTDGEVLAAYRERFGMELGRVPEVGEGRRVR